From Mucilaginibacter rubeus, a single genomic window includes:
- a CDS encoding transposase: MVQFKSPDSGEIYEFLTNNMKMSAMTIAELYRKRWQIELLFKRIKQNYPLKYFLGDSENAIKLQIWSALIADLILKILKKGIAAKWSFANLAAMIRLHLMTYIDIRGFLRSPEKALQSKFSNIRSPNSKQLLLIT; this comes from the coding sequence ATGGTTCAATTTAAAAGTCCTGATAGTGGTGAAATATATGAGTTCTTGACCAACAACATGAAAATGAGTGCGATGACTATAGCTGAATTATACCGTAAACGTTGGCAAATAGAGTTGTTATTCAAAAGAATAAAGCAAAACTATCCGCTTAAGTATTTTCTTGGTGATTCTGAAAACGCTATCAAGTTACAAATATGGTCAGCTCTGATAGCAGATCTAATATTAAAAATCCTCAAAAAAGGCATAGCAGCTAAATGGTCTTTCGCTAATTTAGCTGCTATGATCCGCTTACATCTTATGACATACATAGATATACGCGGTTTTCTCAGATCGCCTGAAAAGGCACTACAAAGCAAATTTTCAAATATTCGTTCACCAAACTCTAAACAACTGCTTTTAATTACATAA
- a CDS encoding carboxylate-amine ligase: MNEFTLGVEEEFMVIDPVSRELKSHEQRIVDAAQKIHEDQVKAEMHQAVVEVGTHICRNTEEARKEVGKLRTTVAQLAGDIGLRIGAAGTHPFSHWQHQLITDHPRYFEIVDEMQEAARSNLIFGLHVHVGIQSRDMAIHIANQVRYFLPHVYALSTNSPFWEGRNTGFKSFRTKVFDKFPRTGIPDYFSSIEEYDRYIKLLVKTNCIDNAKKIWWDIRVHPFFETIEFRICDCPMLVDETIAFTALFQALCAKLYKLRAQNMKFINYSRALINENKWRAARYGIDGKMIDFGKETEVNTRSLILELLDFVDDVVDDLGSRDDLQYVHNILEHGTGADRQLAIYQQNNNFADVVDYITSQTLKGL, from the coding sequence ATGAACGAATTTACCTTAGGCGTTGAAGAAGAATTTATGGTGATTGATCCCGTATCGCGGGAACTTAAATCACATGAGCAAAGAATTGTGGATGCCGCCCAAAAGATCCACGAAGACCAGGTAAAGGCCGAAATGCACCAGGCCGTGGTTGAGGTAGGCACACATATTTGCCGCAATACCGAAGAAGCCCGTAAAGAAGTAGGTAAACTTCGCACCACAGTAGCCCAACTGGCCGGCGACATCGGCCTGCGTATTGGCGCTGCAGGAACGCACCCCTTCTCGCACTGGCAGCATCAGCTCATTACCGATCATCCAAGGTATTTTGAAATTGTGGACGAAATGCAGGAAGCCGCCCGCTCTAACCTCATTTTTGGTTTGCATGTCCATGTGGGTATCCAGTCGCGGGACATGGCTATTCATATTGCCAACCAGGTACGCTATTTTTTGCCGCACGTGTATGCGCTTTCAACTAATTCGCCGTTTTGGGAAGGGCGAAATACCGGCTTTAAATCGTTCCGTACCAAGGTTTTTGATAAATTTCCGCGTACCGGCATTCCTGATTATTTCAGCAGCATTGAAGAGTACGACCGTTACATTAAACTGTTGGTAAAAACCAATTGCATTGATAACGCCAAAAAGATCTGGTGGGATATCCGCGTACACCCATTCTTTGAAACTATTGAATTCCGCATTTGCGATTGCCCCATGCTGGTTGATGAAACTATCGCTTTCACTGCACTATTTCAGGCATTATGTGCTAAACTGTATAAACTCAGGGCACAAAACATGAAGTTCATCAACTATTCGCGCGCACTTATCAATGAAAATAAATGGCGTGCGGCCCGTTATGGTATTGACGGTAAAATGATTGATTTTGGTAAGGAAACGGAGGTAAATACCCGTTCGTTGATATTAGAATTGCTTGACTTTGTTGATGATGTGGTTGATGACCTTGGCTCGCGCGATGACTTGCAATATGTGCACAACATACTGGAGCATGGTACCGGCGCCGACAGGCAACTGGCCATTTACCAGCAAAATAATAACTTTGCCGACGTGGTTGATTATATTACATCGCAAACATTGAAGGGTTTGTAA
- a CDS encoding type 1 glutamine amidotransferase, with translation MTEKPEIKVAILDLYDGIANEGMRGFQDILKRYKAEHHLNLTYQIFDVRRKCEMADLNFDIYISSGGPGNPLETEGTEWEKKYFNLVNKLEDHNLSNNSNKKHVLFVCHSFQLMCRYYKLGDINMRRSPSFGVLPVNKTDLGLNEPLFEGLAEPFYAVDSRSWQVINPDEKRFNELGMQLVAIEKERPHIDLQRAMMAIRYSDYFFATQFHPEADAGGMKGMLLREEKKQEVISEHGEVKYKEMLERLDDPDKITHTQHTLIPNFLDIAVGSALGVV, from the coding sequence ATGACTGAGAAACCGGAAATAAAAGTAGCCATACTTGATTTGTATGATGGGATAGCGAACGAGGGTATGCGCGGCTTCCAGGATATTTTGAAGCGATACAAAGCCGAACACCATCTGAATTTAACATACCAGATTTTTGATGTACGCCGCAAATGTGAAATGGCCGATCTCAACTTTGATATTTATATATCAAGCGGTGGTCCGGGTAACCCGCTGGAAACCGAGGGCACCGAATGGGAAAAGAAATACTTTAACCTGGTTAACAAGCTTGAAGACCATAACCTGTCCAACAACAGCAATAAAAAACATGTGTTATTCGTGTGCCACTCGTTTCAGTTGATGTGCCGTTATTACAAACTGGGCGATATTAATATGCGCCGCTCTCCTTCATTTGGGGTGCTGCCGGTAAATAAAACTGATCTCGGCTTAAACGAACCTTTATTTGAAGGTTTGGCAGAACCTTTTTATGCCGTTGATTCGCGCAGCTGGCAGGTAATCAACCCTGATGAAAAACGCTTTAATGAATTAGGCATGCAATTGGTAGCGATAGAAAAAGAACGCCCGCATATTGATTTGCAAAGGGCCATGATGGCTATAAGGTATAGCGACTACTTCTTCGCTACGCAATTCCATCCCGAGGCCGATGCCGGAGGAATGAAAGGCATGCTGCTTCGCGAAGAAAAAAAACAGGAAGTGATCAGCGAGCACGGCGAGGTAAAGTATAAAGAGATGCTGGAACGCCTCGACGATCCGGATAAAATAACACATACCCAGCACACGCTTATCCCTAACTTTTTGGATATAGCGGTGGGAAGTGCGTTGGGCGTGGTATAA
- a CDS encoding IS4 family transposase, protein MNKSTFFTGQPIFAQLLRFIPRDMIRRISAEHNADRYCKRFNTYEHLVTMLYAVFNHCNSLREVTTGMLAAEQRVNHLGVRYHPRRSTISDANQRRQADVFGSIYYKLYQRYSGFLSDSRKKSIASRLYIFDSTTISLFQEILRTSGQNPVGKRKGGIKVHTLIRSDLDIPCMICYSAAAANDSSFLKEVHLPKGSILVFDRGYADYIKLNSFSASGVTWITRRRSRSAYDVLEELDNPHKEKGVIADKRIRLGHRGCNRV, encoded by the coding sequence ATGAACAAAAGTACTTTTTTTACCGGACAGCCGATATTCGCGCAGTTATTAAGATTTATTCCCCGGGATATGATCCGTCGCATATCCGCTGAACATAACGCGGATAGGTATTGCAAGCGATTCAATACTTACGAGCATTTGGTAACCATGCTTTATGCCGTTTTCAATCACTGTAATTCATTACGGGAGGTGACAACAGGTATGCTTGCAGCAGAGCAACGGGTTAATCACCTTGGCGTTCGCTATCATCCCAGGCGTAGTACCATATCAGACGCCAATCAAAGGCGACAAGCTGATGTATTCGGTTCTATTTATTACAAGCTATATCAACGATACTCGGGATTTTTATCGGACAGCAGGAAGAAAAGCATAGCTTCCCGACTGTATATCTTTGATTCGACCACTATATCATTATTTCAGGAAATACTACGAACCTCTGGTCAAAATCCTGTAGGGAAGCGAAAGGGCGGGATCAAAGTCCATACGCTGATAAGAAGCGATCTGGATATACCTTGTATGATTTGTTATAGTGCTGCTGCTGCAAACGATTCCAGTTTTTTAAAAGAGGTTCATCTACCTAAAGGTTCTATTCTTGTCTTTGACAGAGGCTATGCAGACTATATAAAACTTAACAGTTTTTCAGCATCAGGGGTAACATGGATTACACGAAGGCGAAGTAGATCGGCTTATGATGTACTGGAAGAATTGGATAATCCCCACAAAGAAAAAGGAGTTATTGCAGACAAACGCATTCGGCTGGGCCATAGAGGCTGCAATCGTGTTTAG
- a CDS encoding SUMF1/EgtB/PvdO family nonheme iron enzyme → MKILFTKTALGLLALGAVLSSCSKREQSQKTGITYNDKNNGGYERFRQSHPSPGPGLVPIEGGTFVMGGSADQDITYDYNNVRRRVTVPSFYMDETEVSNQDWLDYLHWINITFPQDRELYYNATPDTLVWRRPLSYNEPYVDNYLRHPAFQDYPVVGVTWDQAQAYCAWRTDRTNENILRETGKLVAWKDQGKKGGGGDAGAAINGQPFNTDIYLNGQMTGAGIDGKKMMPNLSPNAQAGTGKGGKAVRPVRMEDGILKQAYRLPSEAEWEYAALALAGNTQFENIDDGKMYTWNGMGVRSAKSKTRGLIMANFKRGSGDNAGVGGYLNDKADITAPVRSYAPNDFGLYNMAGNVNEWVADTYRQTSFEEFEDFNPFRGNEFTNKRLSDPSKGLYAKDKYGKPIKDPAHANKKLKYSELLALQQQTTAAQSANPNAPLATTQTGSLPVDSLLPKNSGKAYNPDARGEKDEVNKALYGTTTLVNDHSKVYKGGSWNDMAYWLNPATRRFMDQDESSAEVGFRCAMTLVGAPEINPNGKPHYPVKKAKPFKAR, encoded by the coding sequence ATGAAAATACTTTTTACTAAAACTGCTTTGGGATTGTTGGCTTTAGGGGCCGTGCTTAGCAGCTGCAGTAAACGTGAGCAATCGCAAAAAACGGGTATAACTTATAACGACAAAAACAACGGCGGTTACGAGCGTTTCAGGCAAAGTCATCCTTCTCCGGGCCCAGGATTGGTGCCTATTGAAGGCGGTACCTTTGTTATGGGTGGCAGCGCAGATCAGGACATTACTTACGATTATAACAACGTACGTCGCAGGGTTACCGTACCATCTTTTTACATGGACGAAACGGAAGTATCAAACCAGGATTGGCTTGATTACCTGCACTGGATCAATATTACTTTTCCTCAGGACCGCGAATTATATTACAACGCAACACCTGATACATTGGTTTGGCGCCGCCCATTATCATATAATGAGCCTTATGTAGATAACTATCTGCGTCACCCGGCTTTTCAGGATTATCCCGTTGTAGGTGTAACCTGGGATCAGGCACAGGCTTATTGCGCATGGCGTACCGACCGTACAAACGAAAACATTTTACGTGAAACCGGTAAACTTGTAGCGTGGAAAGATCAGGGCAAAAAAGGTGGCGGTGGCGATGCCGGTGCTGCAATTAACGGCCAGCCTTTCAATACCGATATTTATCTGAACGGTCAGATGACAGGAGCAGGCATTGATGGTAAAAAAATGATGCCTAACCTGAGCCCTAACGCCCAGGCAGGTACAGGTAAAGGCGGTAAAGCCGTTAGGCCGGTACGTATGGAAGATGGTATCCTGAAACAAGCTTACCGTTTACCATCAGAAGCCGAATGGGAATACGCCGCATTAGCACTTGCAGGTAACACCCAATTTGAAAATATCGACGACGGCAAAATGTATACCTGGAATGGTATGGGTGTACGTTCGGCAAAAAGCAAAACCCGCGGTTTGATCATGGCTAACTTTAAACGTGGCAGCGGTGACAACGCAGGTGTTGGCGGTTACCTGAATGATAAAGCCGACATTACAGCTCCTGTACGTTCTTACGCTCCAAACGATTTTGGTTTGTATAACATGGCAGGTAACGTTAACGAGTGGGTTGCCGATACCTACCGTCAAACATCATTTGAAGAGTTCGAAGACTTTAACCCTTTCCGTGGTAACGAGTTTACCAACAAACGTCTTTCAGATCCAAGCAAAGGCCTTTATGCTAAAGATAAATATGGCAAGCCGATCAAGGATCCTGCACATGCTAACAAAAAATTAAAATATAGCGAGCTTTTGGCCTTACAACAGCAAACTACAGCTGCGCAAAGTGCTAATCCAAACGCGCCGCTTGCAACTACGCAAACAGGTTCGCTTCCGGTTGATTCATTGTTGCCTAAAAACTCAGGTAAAGCTTATAACCCTGATGCAAGGGGCGAAAAAGATGAAGTTAACAAAGCCCTTTACGGTACAACAACACTGGTTAACGACCACTCTAAAGTGTACAAAGGCGGCTCATGGAACGATATGGCCTACTGGTTAAACCCAGCTACCCGCCGTTTCATGGATCAGGATGAATCAAGTGCCGAAGTTGGTTTCCGTTGCGCGATGACCCTGGTAGGTGCTCCTGAAATTAACCCTAATGGTAAACCTCATTATCCGGTAAAAAAGGCAAAACCTTTTAAAGCAAGATAA
- a CDS encoding FeoB-associated Cys-rich membrane protein, producing the protein MNMQIIIIAILFAGAVFYIGRMMYRALTTKKSCGGNCKCGVDFSGIEPGKTAK; encoded by the coding sequence ATGAATATGCAAATCATCATTATCGCGATACTTTTTGCAGGCGCTGTTTTTTACATAGGCCGTATGATGTACAGGGCACTTACTACCAAAAAAAGCTGTGGTGGCAATTGCAAATGTGGTGTTGATTTTTCAGGTATTGAGCCTGGAAAAACCGCCAAATAG
- the ispF gene encoding 2-C-methyl-D-erythritol 2,4-cyclodiphosphate synthase, with protein MGKIKVGFGFDVHQLKENHPFVLGGVKLEHYAGAYGHSDADVLLHAICDALLGAANLRDIGFHFSNKDDRWKGISSLILLQHVVALIKEKGFVIGNIDAMVCLEAPKINPHIPAMKTYIAEAAGIGEEDISIKATTNEQMGFIGREEGVVAYAVCLIERE; from the coding sequence ATGGGTAAAATTAAGGTAGGGTTTGGGTTTGATGTACATCAGTTAAAAGAAAATCACCCGTTTGTTTTAGGCGGAGTAAAGCTTGAGCACTATGCGGGTGCCTATGGTCACTCAGATGCCGACGTATTGTTACATGCTATTTGCGATGCCCTGCTCGGGGCGGCAAATCTGCGTGATATTGGTTTTCATTTTTCAAATAAAGACGATCGCTGGAAAGGTATCAGCAGCCTGATCCTTTTACAACATGTGGTGGCGCTGATCAAAGAGAAAGGTTTTGTTATTGGCAATATAGATGCCATGGTATGCCTCGAAGCGCCAAAGATCAATCCGCATATTCCGGCAATGAAAACTTATATAGCCGAAGCCGCCGGTATCGGCGAAGAGGACATCTCTATTAAAGCTACTACCAATGAGCAAATGGGCTTTATAGGCAGGGAGGAAGGCGTAGTGGCTTATGCTGTTTGTTTGATTGAGCGGGAGTAG
- the porV gene encoding type IX secretion system outer membrane channel protein PorV — protein MKLFTFRGLAFITPLLIPLAASAQTNTNGSNINAIPTEVPFLNISPDSRSGAMGDAGVALSPDVNANFWNPSKLAFLESNDALSVSYSPWLRHLVPDISLSYLSYAHKIDERNTLGASLRYFNYGSIQLTDDNTNDQGTYTPNEYSLDVSFARKFGDNFSLGLTARYIHSNISSISFATGSSQAAKAGNAFAADVSLYYTAPYGDGNLFAFGTHISNIGTKISYSDVGNKYFLPANLKLGVANTWQLDDVNEFTATFDINKLLVPTPPLRDQNGNIIKGKDDNVSVPAGIFQSFGDAPGGFSEELKEISFSPGVEYWYNKQFALRAGYFYENPNKGDRHYLTMGLGFKYSVFDFDFSYLAASQQNSALANTLRFSLSASFGGTTNASRR, from the coding sequence ATGAAGCTTTTTACATTTCGAGGCCTTGCTTTCATTACCCCCCTTTTAATACCTCTTGCTGCTTCGGCACAAACCAATACCAATGGGAGTAACATTAATGCAATCCCTACCGAAGTACCTTTTTTAAATATTTCGCCCGATTCGCGTTCGGGAGCAATGGGGGATGCTGGTGTGGCACTTTCTCCGGATGTAAATGCAAATTTCTGGAACCCTTCAAAACTTGCATTCCTGGAAAGTAACGACGCGTTATCGGTATCATACAGCCCATGGTTAAGGCATTTGGTGCCTGATATCAGCCTGTCGTATTTAAGCTACGCCCATAAAATTGATGAGCGCAATACTTTAGGCGCCTCGCTCCGGTATTTTAATTATGGTTCCATCCAGCTTACCGATGATAATACCAACGATCAGGGCACCTATACGCCTAATGAGTATTCGTTAGATGTTTCATTTGCCCGTAAGTTTGGTGATAATTTTTCATTAGGCTTAACCGCGCGGTATATTCACTCTAATATTTCAAGCATATCGTTTGCTACCGGCTCAAGTCAGGCAGCAAAAGCGGGTAATGCCTTTGCCGCCGATGTTTCACTGTATTACACGGCACCTTATGGTGATGGTAACCTTTTTGCCTTTGGAACACACATATCGAACATTGGTACCAAAATCAGCTACAGCGATGTAGGTAATAAATATTTTTTACCGGCCAACCTCAAACTGGGTGTAGCCAATACATGGCAGTTGGATGATGTTAATGAGTTTACTGCAACTTTTGATATCAATAAACTGTTGGTGCCTACTCCACCTCTGCGTGACCAGAATGGTAATATCATCAAAGGCAAGGATGACAATGTATCGGTACCTGCCGGTATTTTTCAATCATTTGGCGATGCACCGGGTGGTTTCAGTGAAGAGCTGAAAGAGATCAGCTTTTCGCCAGGTGTTGAGTATTGGTACAATAAACAGTTTGCGTTAAGGGCAGGCTATTTTTACGAAAACCCTAACAAAGGAGATAGGCATTATCTTACCATGGGCTTAGGATTTAAGTATAGCGTTTTTGATTTCGACTTTTCATACCTGGCGGCCAGCCAGCAAAATAGTGCCCTGGCCAATACTTTGCGCTTCTCTTTGTCGGCAAGTTTTGGTGGCACAACAAATGCTTCAAGAAGATAA
- a CDS encoding glycosyltransferase, translating into MSSSKQVFQADNPGRWNRFKWLSRVLLAVLVIGIIAVIVTIRSTYYPELPNLNPAPKKMTKEELEQLKRSTKFKSFKIQKSEIEALERARKQHQLKQPNNKDRINAAFYRAWEPQAYNSLVVNISHLDMVVSEGFFIAPKTDTVVTKLDTGLMNLNKKYNKPIIVSLSNYVNLDNAHGGYDTKDVDRIVNNKALRGTFINSIVNSLTKHKLKGINVDFDELRDRNSKNYIAFQNELYNTLHAKGFLVTQNVVPEDESFDITRLQHVNDFLFIMAIDEHYEATNAGDLSNQRWVEQILDDVCSKVPSEKIILTFAGGAYDWPENSVGKTIGYQQAISTAEEQKSKITFDPNSANLHFTYMDKDSLDHTIYFTDAATNFNVIRMADDWATGGVALWRLGAEDPRLWTFFQKNLSIDSLKKTGIDMRKLTSVGLNNRVNVDYDGDGEVLDLITTPTTGVIDVKMDSSTFTILDQHYIKLPTKYVIRRYGYAPKKVVLTFDDGPDPDFTPRILDILKAEKVPAAFFVVGSMAEKNMQLLRREYEEGYEIGNHTFFHPDISTISLKRVILELNSTRKLIESVTGRSTILFRPPFNADAEPQTLAEVIPVAESRRQSYITIGESIDPWDWQPGVTADSIIARTIRQKDNGSMILLHDAGGDTREETVKALPEIIHYFKSHGYQFTTIADVLGKTKDDLMPPIKNDPSTGIFGPAYDVFVHGYYYINWALIYIFLSAIFLAIGRIVLIGILAVRQRSVDKKSKKLDRDKDTMPAVSIIVPAFNEEVNAVATIQSLLKTDYPSFEIIFIDDGSKDKTFEVVEAAYKGNPLIKILTKPNGGKASALNFGITHAQNDFVVCIDADTQLKTDAVYQLMTYFTDEEIGAVAGTVKVGNETNIITRWQSIEYITAQNMDRRAFDLINSITVVPGAIGAFRKSAIFRAGGFTYDTLAEDCDLTMRILKQGYVVRNCAEAVAYTEAPETINMLLKQRFRWSFGVMQSFWKNRDALFNKKYKFFGMVGMPNILIFQIILPLFSPLADLMMLFALFGEKPEKMLLYYVAFVVVDFIVGIIAFRMEKEDYKKLIYIIPQRFMWRQLMYYVLFKSLRKALKGELSGWGVLKRTGNVKVDGSGGKKTQPIYIVIGVAIVAVIIYLLYKHYS; encoded by the coding sequence ATGTCGTCAAGCAAGCAAGTTTTTCAGGCTGATAACCCCGGTAGGTGGAACCGTTTTAAATGGTTAAGCCGCGTACTACTGGCTGTGTTGGTTATTGGCATCATAGCCGTAATCGTAACTATACGTTCAACATACTATCCCGAACTTCCTAACCTTAATCCTGCTCCTAAAAAAATGACCAAGGAGGAGCTTGAGCAGTTAAAAAGGTCAACCAAGTTCAAATCGTTCAAGATTCAAAAATCAGAAATAGAAGCTCTTGAACGTGCCCGCAAGCAACACCAGCTTAAACAGCCCAATAATAAAGACCGTATCAATGCCGCCTTTTACCGCGCGTGGGAACCACAGGCTTATAACTCGCTGGTAGTGAATATCAGCCACCTGGATATGGTGGTGAGTGAAGGTTTTTTCATTGCACCCAAAACTGATACGGTTGTTACCAAGCTCGATACCGGACTAATGAACCTTAACAAAAAGTACAATAAGCCTATTATTGTATCGCTGTCAAACTACGTGAACCTTGACAATGCTCATGGTGGCTATGACACTAAGGATGTTGACCGTATTGTTAATAATAAAGCCCTTCGCGGTACATTTATCAACAGTATAGTTAACTCGCTTACTAAACATAAGCTTAAAGGTATCAACGTTGATTTTGATGAGCTGCGCGATCGCAACAGCAAAAACTATATCGCCTTTCAAAACGAGCTTTACAATACACTGCATGCCAAAGGCTTCCTGGTTACACAAAATGTAGTGCCCGAAGATGAAAGTTTTGATATTACAAGACTGCAGCATGTGAACGATTTCCTGTTTATCATGGCTATTGATGAACACTATGAGGCCACCAATGCGGGCGATCTTTCAAACCAGCGCTGGGTTGAACAGATCCTGGATGATGTTTGCTCAAAAGTGCCGTCAGAGAAAATCATCTTAACTTTTGCTGGTGGCGCTTATGACTGGCCCGAAAACAGCGTAGGTAAAACCATCGGTTACCAGCAGGCAATCAGTACCGCCGAAGAACAAAAAAGCAAGATCACGTTTGATCCTAACTCGGCCAATCTGCACTTTACATACATGGACAAGGATAGCCTTGACCATACCATTTACTTTACCGATGCCGCTACAAACTTTAACGTAATCCGCATGGCCGATGACTGGGCAACCGGTGGTGTGGCTTTATGGCGTTTAGGCGCCGAAGACCCTCGTCTGTGGACTTTCTTCCAGAAAAACCTATCGATAGATTCTTTAAAGAAAACCGGTATCGATATGCGCAAGCTTACCTCGGTAGGTTTGAACAACCGAGTAAATGTTGATTATGACGGTGATGGCGAGGTGCTTGACCTTATCACCACCCCTACTACAGGTGTGATTGATGTAAAAATGGACAGCTCCACTTTTACCATTCTTGATCAGCATTATATCAAACTGCCAACCAAATATGTGATCCGCAGGTATGGTTATGCGCCTAAAAAAGTGGTTTTAACTTTTGACGACGGGCCTGATCCCGACTTTACCCCACGTATTTTAGATATTCTTAAGGCCGAAAAGGTACCGGCGGCATTCTTTGTTGTGGGCTCAATGGCCGAAAAGAATATGCAGCTGCTTCGCCGCGAGTATGAAGAAGGTTATGAAATAGGTAACCACACCTTCTTCCACCCCGATATTTCAACAATCAGCTTAAAAAGGGTAATACTGGAGCTTAACTCCACCCGCAAGCTTATTGAGTCGGTAACGGGACGAAGTACTATCCTTTTCCGCCCACCATTTAATGCCGATGCCGAGCCGCAGACACTTGCCGAGGTTATTCCGGTTGCTGAAAGCCGCCGCCAAAGCTATATCACCATTGGCGAATCTATCGACCCATGGGATTGGCAGCCAGGCGTAACAGCCGATAGCATCATTGCCCGTACCATCAGGCAAAAAGACAATGGTTCGATGATATTGTTGCATGATGCCGGTGGCGATACCCGTGAAGAAACGGTTAAGGCCCTGCCCGAGATCATCCATTACTTTAAATCGCACGGTTACCAGTTTACAACCATTGCCGATGTGTTGGGCAAAACTAAAGATGACCTTATGCCGCCAATCAAAAACGATCCGAGCACAGGCATTTTTGGTCCGGCTTATGACGTTTTTGTACATGGTTATTATTACATTAACTGGGCGCTGATCTATATCTTCCTATCAGCGATATTCCTGGCCATTGGTCGTATTGTGCTTATCGGTATACTGGCAGTAAGGCAGCGCAGCGTTGATAAAAAATCTAAAAAGCTTGATCGTGATAAAGACACGATGCCTGCGGTGAGCATCATTGTACCGGCCTTTAACGAGGAGGTTAACGCTGTAGCAACCATTCAAAGCTTGCTCAAAACCGATTACCCATCATTTGAGATTATTTTTATTGATGACGGATCAAAAGATAAAACCTTTGAGGTTGTGGAAGCTGCTTATAAAGGCAACCCACTGATCAAGATCCTAACCAAACCTAACGGTGGCAAAGCATCGGCCTTAAACTTTGGTATCACTCACGCCCAAAATGATTTTGTGGTTTGTATCGATGCTGATACCCAATTGAAAACTGATGCGGTTTATCAACTCATGACCTATTTCACCGATGAGGAAATAGGCGCGGTAGCCGGAACGGTTAAAGTTGGTAACGAAACCAATATCATTACACGCTGGCAGTCGATAGAGTATATCACCGCTCAAAATATGGACCGCCGTGCGTTCGACCTCATCAACAGTATTACTGTTGTGCCGGGAGCTATTGGCGCGTTCCGCAAGTCGGCTATTTTCCGCGCGGGTGGTTTCACCTATGATACCCTTGCCGAGGATTGTGACCTTACTATGCGCATCCTGAAACAAGGCTATGTGGTACGTAACTGTGCCGAGGCTGTTGCTTATACCGAAGCTCCTGAAACCATAAATATGCTGCTTAAACAGCGTTTCCGCTGGAGTTTTGGCGTAATGCAAAGTTTCTGGAAAAACCGCGACGCGCTGTTTAACAAAAAATATAAGTTTTTTGGAATGGTGGGGATGCCTAATATCCTTATTTTCCAGATCATATTACCGTTGTTCTCTCCGCTGGCAGATCTGATGATGCTGTTCGCCCTGTTTGGCGAAAAACCAGAGAAGATGTTGCTTTACTACGTAGCGTTTGTTGTGGTAGACTTTATTGTAGGCATCATCGCCTTCCGGATGGAAAAAGAGGATTACAAAAAACTCATTTACATCATACCTCAGCGTTTTATGTGGCGCCAGCTGATGTATTATGTACTGTTTAAATCGCTGCGTAAAGCATTAAAAGGCGAGCTAAGCGGCTGGGGCGTACTCAAGCGCACCGGTAACGTAAAAGTAGACGGATCAGGCGGCAAAAAAACTCAGCCGATATATATTGTGATCGGTGTGGCGATAGTTGCGGTGATCATATATTTGCTGTATAAGCATTATAGTTAG